The Haloarcula sp. DT43 genome includes a region encoding these proteins:
- the fmdA gene encoding formamidase, with amino-acid sequence MPETKFEVDVDNAPDDQPGANPFNRWHPDIPAVVEADPGESMRLEALDWTGGQITDSDDANEVRDVDLSQVHYLAGPVHVNGAEPGDLLKVEFHDMGPLNDRSEFGFTGTFSQQNGGGFLTDHFPKAAKSIWDIDGYTVSSRHIPDVEYEGKIHPGLAGCAPSEELLEAWNEREQELIDKHAEDPESIPNHPTGEAEPAVANPPTPDGALMGEMDPEEAEEAAEVAARTVPPREHGGNHDIKDLSIGSTVYFPVYVEGAKFGIGDFHASQGDGEISFCGAIEMAAYVDLEFDLVKDGMEKFGVDHPIFEPGHRGPNFEDYVTFLGYSVTEDGEQKYIDSHTAYRRACLQAIDYLKQFGYTGQQALHILGTVPVEGRQSGVVDVPNACSTLALPTGAFEFDASPTGIEHNSTDRGEIPITDDPL; translated from the coding sequence ATGCCCGAGACAAAGTTCGAGGTCGACGTCGACAATGCGCCGGACGACCAGCCGGGTGCGAACCCGTTCAATCGGTGGCACCCGGACATCCCGGCGGTCGTCGAAGCGGACCCCGGCGAGAGCATGCGACTGGAGGCCTTAGACTGGACTGGCGGCCAGATAACCGACAGCGACGACGCCAACGAGGTCCGCGACGTGGACCTCTCGCAGGTCCACTACCTCGCGGGTCCCGTCCACGTAAACGGTGCCGAGCCGGGCGACCTGCTGAAAGTCGAGTTCCACGACATGGGGCCGCTCAACGACCGCTCGGAGTTCGGTTTCACGGGCACGTTCTCCCAGCAGAACGGCGGCGGCTTCCTGACCGACCACTTCCCCAAGGCGGCCAAGTCCATCTGGGATATCGACGGCTACACTGTCTCGTCGCGCCACATCCCCGACGTCGAGTACGAGGGGAAGATTCACCCTGGTCTCGCGGGGTGTGCCCCGAGCGAGGAACTGCTGGAAGCGTGGAACGAGCGCGAGCAGGAACTCATCGACAAACACGCCGAGGACCCCGAGTCGATACCGAACCACCCGACCGGTGAGGCAGAGCCCGCTGTGGCGAACCCACCGACGCCCGACGGCGCGCTGATGGGCGAGATGGACCCCGAGGAGGCCGAGGAAGCCGCGGAAGTCGCGGCCCGGACCGTCCCGCCCCGGGAACACGGCGGGAACCACGACATCAAGGACCTCTCTATCGGCTCGACGGTGTACTTCCCGGTGTACGTCGAGGGCGCGAAGTTCGGCATCGGCGACTTCCACGCCTCGCAGGGCGACGGCGAGATATCCTTCTGTGGCGCAATCGAGATGGCCGCCTACGTCGACCTGGAGTTCGACCTCGTGAAAGACGGGATGGAGAAGTTCGGCGTCGACCACCCCATCTTCGAACCGGGCCACCGCGGGCCGAACTTCGAGGACTACGTCACCTTCCTTGGCTACTCCGTCACGGAAGACGGCGAGCAGAAGTACATCGACTCCCACACCGCGTACCGGCGGGCCTGCCTCCAGGCTATCGACTACCTCAAGCAGTTCGGCTACACCGGCCAGCAGGCGCTGCACATCCTCGGCACCGTCCCGGTCGAGGGCCGCCAGAGCGGCGTCGTAGACGTGCCAAACGCCTGCTCGACGCTCGCGCTCCCGACCGGCGCGTTCGAGTTCGACGCCTCGCCGACGGGCATCGAGCACAACAGCACGGACCGCGGCGAAATCCCCATCACGGACGACCCGCTGTGA